One stretch of Candidatus Saccharibacteria bacterium oral taxon 488 DNA includes these proteins:
- a CDS encoding ClbS/DfsB family four-helix bundle protein yields MPIPAHKSALQHAIRHECAALWPLLEAAAPWADELVLPGQIKGTMMNPHQLASYLLGWATTVLEWGSAYHQTHMVPTIITTGYGAVAQKFYMQYADIAYSAVLTKLDETVAAIDQLIEQTSEDDLYRVVWYRTKTSGREYTMARIIELNTVAPLRNAHGRLRKAMEERG; encoded by the coding sequence ATGCCAATACCAGCCCACAAGTCAGCCTTGCAGCACGCCATTCGCCACGAGTGTGCGGCGCTGTGGCCACTGCTCGAGGCAGCCGCTCCCTGGGCGGATGAGCTGGTGCTTCCGGGGCAGATAAAAGGCACGATGATGAATCCTCACCAGCTAGCCAGCTACCTACTAGGGTGGGCTACCACGGTGCTAGAGTGGGGCAGTGCATATCATCAGACTCATATGGTGCCGACGATTATTACCACTGGCTATGGTGCGGTAGCGCAAAAGTTCTATATGCAATATGCTGATATAGCGTATAGTGCCGTACTGACAAAGCTTGATGAAACGGTGGCAGCGATTGACCAACTGATCGAGCAGACATCAGAAGACGACCTCTACCGCGTCGTATGGTATCGGACGAAGACGAGCGGACGAGAGTATACTATGGCACGGATAATTGAGCTCAACACAGTCGCGCCATTGCGAAATGCACACGGTAGGTTGCGCAAGGCTATGGAGGAGAGAGGATGA
- a CDS encoding inositol monophosphatase: MVTNQQQEWLDFAKSVAHEAGDIMQKYFGKKPDAHLKADNTIVTIADEEINQLVIKRVAERYPSHDIDGEEASARRGSDYVWVCDPIDGTAPFAMELPVSVFSLALVINGQPEVGVIYAPFSDHLYWAVRGQGAFMNSKQIYVNKKTFGGMTGMNVDWWPSAEWDVMRVIHKLAYEKGAYVTALGSTTHAAALVARGGFVASVFAGTKGKNVDIAAAKVIVEEAGGKVTDLFGREQRYDQDICGAVLSNGIVHEEIVEAMREL, from the coding sequence ATTGTGACCAACCAACAACAAGAATGGCTTGATTTTGCAAAAAGTGTAGCGCACGAAGCGGGCGATATTATGCAAAAATATTTCGGTAAAAAACCGGACGCTCATCTCAAGGCGGACAACACAATTGTGACTATTGCTGATGAGGAAATCAACCAGCTTGTGATCAAGCGAGTAGCTGAGCGATACCCATCCCATGATATTGACGGTGAAGAAGCGAGTGCTCGCCGCGGTTCGGACTATGTGTGGGTATGTGACCCGATTGACGGTACGGCACCTTTTGCGATGGAGTTACCAGTATCGGTATTCTCGTTAGCGTTGGTGATTAATGGCCAGCCGGAAGTCGGTGTGATTTATGCGCCGTTTAGCGATCATTTGTATTGGGCGGTGCGTGGCCAGGGTGCGTTTATGAATAGTAAACAGATTTACGTGAATAAGAAGACTTTTGGTGGGATGACTGGGATGAACGTGGATTGGTGGCCGAGTGCAGAGTGGGATGTTATGCGGGTGATTCACAAGTTAGCGTATGAGAAGGGTGCATATGTCACGGCGCTAGGAAGCACGACGCACGCGGCAGCCTTAGTAGCGCGTGGTGGGTTTGTTGCGTCGGTCTTTGCTGGCACGAAGGGCAAAAATGTTGACATTGCGGCGGCGAAAGTCATCGTCGAGGAAGCTGGCGGTAAGGTGACTGACCTCTTCGGCCGGGAGCAGCGGTATGATCAGGATATTTGCGGGGCGGTATTAAGTAATGGAATCGTTCATGAGGAGATAGTGGAGGCGATGAGGGAACTATGA
- a CDS encoding DUF1768 domain-containing protein, translating into MLEILDEEIVEDSPKDALWGWGENRDGCNELGKIRMKLRNELNSEKHVMNTNQGGNQ; encoded by the coding sequence CTGCTTGAAATACTGGACGAAGAGATTGTTGAGGATTCGCCAAAAGATGCTCTGTGGGGCTGGGGTGAGAACCGTGATGGTTGCAATGAGCTGGGCAAAATACGGATGAAATTACGAAACGAGCTGAATAGTGAAAAGCATGTAATGAATACAAATCAAGGAGGAAACCAATGA
- a CDS encoding isoleucine--tRNA ligase: MKFKHGTRRRAAEYEKDWVQRWKDDQTFEKSVAQRSADNAYVFYDGPPFITGVPHHGTLLSSIVKDAVPRYWTMKGKRVERRWGWDCHGLPAENFVEKQLNIVDRRQIVTSSVKRVKLVNDFDNATKVITKVAGWMEQRGYGSSSWDADNLTPDKLKEEFGRDNFYVAYDDDKLVGGVVISNKDIYKFFAGKKDNDTSVGYLYKMAVLPEFQGQGYADAVLKEAFRLSKQEGVKEIRIEVGEHQPKLVNLYERNGFQRVGEHMSTETGANWLLYSLEVSSSPDPMYGQPLLPDKDGNPLPTISLEKYITKARESMVANSETWQGVIDRIGRWVDFAGAYRTMDKDFMESVWWAFKQLYEAGKIYEGEKVLMYDTKFATPVSKAEVTMDNDAYQTVTDPSVYVKFQLSDEDVAVLAWTTTPWTLPANLMLAVNPDMTYCEVLVDGEKLIIAEEALERTLQDDKHQPLDYEVLRKFPGGELVGKAYQPLDTGSDWPENDKIHTIYAADFVSHESGTGIVHIAPAYGEDDFELAKRYGVSAFHVIDDNGYYTDSNYKGLEVWDNNKFIAKDLKEKGVVWKIEYIRHEYPFNPRSKQRIMYRAIPSWFFDIQGQKPLMLEQNEHINWFPAHLKHGRFAKNIEQAPDWNLSRDRFWATAMPVWKGDRGTVKVVGSYAELKELSGVELDDYHRPWVDDITFEIDGETFTRIDKVLDCWFESGSMPFAQLHYPFENQAKFEQNYPADFIVEYIGQVRAWFYYVHAVNTALAEIGAFGEAGEQHKNAYSNVITTGVVAGNDGRKMSKSLGNFTDPNELMDKFSADSLRFLLLSSPLLNGEDFALHDKDVGDVARKLSMIWNMYDFFTMYAEVDEFTFPYDTASSDAFLVHRITNTAHSDTPESLSRTGTENSFQISVDIDKLSNPLDIWIISRLHELVAEVERHMDTYNIPDVLSPILPFLDDASNWYVRRSRRRFWKSEDDGDKNDAYRTLHYVLVRLSYILAPFTPFLAEELYHNLTGDDESIHLKDWLPAGAVNEQVLADMSRTRELINNGLSLRMKQDEHQVSIKVRQPLQCAAYAGAKLAEYYEQIMAEELNVKEIRWIENLDEHLADYDVTEGVIKPENWIEISKHLTPELKREGLMREVIRHVQSARKKAGLQVDDRITLQLTTNDEQLRQAIDEHAEAIATETLAVFGEVHDNQSTVTVEGAELEIALAVVK, from the coding sequence ATGAAATTCAAACACGGAACACGCCGCCGAGCGGCAGAATATGAAAAGGATTGGGTACAGCGCTGGAAGGACGATCAGACGTTTGAAAAGTCGGTGGCGCAACGGTCAGCGGATAACGCCTACGTCTTTTATGATGGGCCGCCGTTTATCACTGGTGTGCCGCACCACGGAACGTTACTGAGCTCAATCGTCAAGGACGCGGTGCCGCGCTACTGGACGATGAAAGGTAAGCGCGTGGAGCGCCGCTGGGGCTGGGACTGCCATGGCCTGCCGGCAGAGAATTTCGTCGAAAAGCAGCTGAATATCGTGGATCGGCGGCAGATTGTGACGAGTAGCGTTAAGCGAGTCAAGCTGGTAAATGATTTCGATAACGCAACGAAAGTTATTACTAAAGTTGCTGGCTGGATGGAGCAGCGAGGCTATGGTAGCAGCAGCTGGGATGCCGACAACCTAACGCCAGATAAATTAAAAGAGGAATTTGGGAGAGATAATTTTTATGTAGCTTACGATGACGATAAGTTAGTGGGGGGTGTCGTTATAAGTAATAAGGATATTTATAAGTTTTTTGCTGGCAAAAAGGATAATGACACGTCGGTTGGTTATCTTTATAAAATGGCGGTACTACCGGAATTCCAAGGGCAAGGTTATGCGGATGCAGTGTTAAAAGAAGCTTTTCGCTTAAGTAAGCAGGAAGGGGTCAAAGAGATTCGCATAGAGGTTGGCGAGCATCAACCTAAATTGGTGAATTTGTATGAGCGCAATGGATTTCAAAGAGTTGGTGAGCATATGTCTACCGAAACAGGGGCCAACTGGTTGCTATATAGTCTCGAAGTGAGTAGTTCTCCGGATCCTATGTATGGTCAACCATTACTGCCGGACAAAGACGGTAATCCTTTGCCAACCATCAGCCTGGAAAAATACATCACCAAGGCACGTGAAAGCATGGTGGCAAACAGTGAAACCTGGCAGGGCGTGATCGACCGCATCGGCCGCTGGGTGGACTTTGCGGGCGCTTATCGCACCATGGATAAGGACTTTATGGAGAGCGTGTGGTGGGCCTTTAAGCAGCTGTACGAAGCGGGCAAGATCTACGAAGGCGAAAAGGTGCTGATGTACGACACCAAGTTTGCCACCCCCGTGAGTAAGGCCGAAGTGACCATGGACAACGACGCCTACCAAACGGTGACTGACCCGAGTGTGTATGTGAAGTTTCAGCTGTCTGATGAAGACGTTGCTGTTTTGGCTTGGACGACCACCCCATGGACACTGCCAGCCAACCTAATGCTAGCCGTCAACCCAGATATGACCTACTGCGAAGTATTGGTCGACGGCGAAAAACTGATCATTGCGGAAGAAGCGCTGGAGCGCACCTTGCAGGACGACAAGCACCAGCCACTGGATTACGAAGTTTTACGGAAATTTCCTGGCGGCGAATTGGTCGGCAAAGCATACCAGCCGCTGGATACCGGCTCGGACTGGCCAGAAAATGACAAGATTCACACCATTTACGCGGCGGATTTCGTCTCGCACGAGTCGGGTACGGGCATCGTGCACATTGCGCCGGCCTATGGTGAGGACGACTTTGAGTTAGCTAAACGCTATGGCGTTAGCGCCTTCCATGTGATTGACGACAACGGTTACTACACCGATAGCAATTACAAGGGCCTGGAGGTGTGGGACAATAACAAGTTCATCGCCAAAGACCTGAAAGAAAAGGGTGTGGTGTGGAAGATTGAGTACATTCGCCACGAATATCCATTCAATCCGCGCAGCAAGCAGCGCATCATGTACCGGGCGATTCCAAGCTGGTTCTTTGACATCCAGGGGCAAAAGCCGCTGATGCTGGAGCAAAATGAGCATATCAATTGGTTCCCAGCCCACCTGAAGCATGGCCGCTTTGCCAAGAATATCGAGCAAGCACCAGATTGGAATCTCAGCCGCGACCGCTTCTGGGCGACGGCCATGCCGGTGTGGAAGGGCGACCGGGGTACGGTCAAAGTGGTCGGGTCGTATGCGGAGCTGAAGGAGCTCAGCGGCGTGGAGCTGGATGATTATCATCGTCCGTGGGTGGATGACATCACCTTTGAAATTGACGGTGAGACATTTACCCGCATCGATAAGGTGCTCGACTGCTGGTTTGAGAGCGGCAGTATGCCGTTTGCACAACTGCATTATCCGTTTGAAAACCAGGCTAAGTTTGAGCAGAATTATCCGGCGGACTTCATCGTTGAGTACATCGGCCAGGTGCGGGCGTGGTTCTACTATGTGCATGCCGTCAACACTGCTTTGGCGGAGATTGGTGCCTTTGGCGAGGCGGGTGAGCAGCATAAAAACGCCTACAGCAACGTCATCACCACCGGTGTGGTGGCGGGTAATGACGGCCGCAAGATGAGTAAATCCCTCGGTAACTTTACCGACCCGAACGAGCTGATGGATAAGTTTAGTGCGGATTCCTTACGCTTCCTGCTGCTGAGTAGTCCGCTATTGAACGGTGAAGACTTTGCTTTGCACGATAAGGACGTTGGTGACGTGGCACGCAAGCTCAGTATGATTTGGAATATGTATGATTTCTTCACCATGTATGCAGAAGTTGACGAGTTCACATTTCCGTACGATACGGCGTCTTCGGATGCGTTTCTCGTTCACCGTATCACCAATACGGCTCACTCCGATACTCCCGAATCCTTGTCTCGCACTGGAACTGAGAACTCGTTCCAGATTAGCGTCGATATTGATAAATTATCTAACCCTCTCGATATCTGGATTATCAGTCGCTTGCATGAGCTGGTGGCAGAAGTCGAGCGTCACATGGATACCTACAATATCCCTGATGTGCTGAGCCCGATTTTGCCATTCCTTGATGACGCGTCCAACTGGTATGTTCGTCGCAGTCGCCGCCGCTTCTGGAAGTCGGAAGACGATGGCGACAAGAACGATGCTTATCGCACGCTACATTATGTGCTGGTGCGCCTGAGCTATATTTTGGCACCGTTTACACCGTTTTTGGCTGAGGAATTGTATCATAATTTGACGGGTGATGATGAGTCGATTCATTTGAAGGATTGGTTGCCAGCGGGTGCGGTGAACGAGCAGGTTCTAGCCGATATGTCCCGGACACGTGAATTGATCAACAACGGCCTTAGTTTGCGGATGAAGCAGGATGAGCATCAGGTGTCGATCAAGGTTCGCCAACCGCTGCAATGTGCGGCGTATGCGGGTGCAAAGCTGGCTGAGTACTACGAGCAGATCATGGCTGAGGAGCTAAATGTTAAGGAAATTCGCTGGATTGAGAATCTAGACGAACACCTGGCGGACTATGATGTAACCGAGGGCGTGATCAAGCCAGAGAATTGGATCGAAATTAGCAAGCACTTGACGCCCGAACTCAAACGCGAGGGCCTGATGCGTGAGGTCATTCGTCACGTGCAGAGTGCGCGCAAGAAGGCGGGATTGCAAGTGGACGATCGAATTACGCTGCAGCTGACGACGAATGACGAGCAGCTCCGCCAAGCGATCGATGAGCATGCTGAGGCGATTGCTACTGAGACGCTGGCGGTGTTTGGCGAGGTACATGACAATCAGTCGACAGTGACGGTTGAAGGGGCTGAGCTCGAGATTGCCCTTGCTGTTGTAAAATAG
- a CDS encoding DUF3137 domain-containing protein codes for MYGLAALSPLLFFARAGGGGSSSGGGGGVVLFGIPMVIAISASGFVKKTTQSKMAAIAVGFLAGLLASLFYLLGGVVIFILVAISALVGAIIGAFTDKISRFRKGSEAAQQAVRQAAAQDSAWNEQGIVNYATTVFNRFQYDWERMDLPSIQQYVTPNYARHIGLMLYALQQMGRVNRMKNVAISEAIITRAYDDANDQNDRVSVSFVASANDELVDTASGVVLHRDTDEFGEQWNFVRSGDGWLLDSIDQETEDPAQLVASMQQFAAQYDMYFSPDWGRLLLPTRGELFKGGFKGTDINNHIIGFWTGNLLVQLYTYVADASNTDSAATYIIGQVNLPKSYGGILVERRDSRFLKRFRAPSGYKKVELEWGDFNKRYQVYATDENQVTSFELLNPSFMAWLYDQDIKVNIEVVDNIVYLYAKISTGEMRYGEMMDILQKSHKELKM; via the coding sequence ATGTATGGTTTAGCAGCTCTCAGTCCATTACTCTTTTTCGCGCGAGCTGGTGGCGGCGGGTCAAGTTCTGGCGGTGGTGGTGGCGTTGTCCTTTTCGGGATACCGATGGTAATTGCAATTTCGGCAAGTGGTTTTGTGAAAAAAACTACCCAGTCAAAGATGGCCGCCATAGCGGTCGGGTTTTTGGCCGGCCTACTTGCCAGCTTGTTCTACCTACTCGGCGGTGTTGTTATTTTTATCCTGGTGGCCATCTCGGCATTGGTCGGTGCGATTATCGGGGCATTTACAGATAAGATCAGCCGTTTTCGCAAAGGCAGTGAGGCTGCGCAGCAAGCCGTCCGGCAAGCGGCGGCTCAGGACAGCGCCTGGAACGAACAGGGTATTGTCAATTATGCAACAACGGTGTTCAATCGGTTTCAATATGATTGGGAGCGGATGGATTTGCCGTCAATTCAGCAGTACGTCACGCCGAATTATGCGCGGCACATCGGACTAATGTTGTATGCCCTACAACAGATGGGGCGAGTCAATCGCATGAAGAATGTGGCGATCAGTGAAGCGATTATCACCCGGGCGTATGATGATGCGAATGATCAGAATGACCGAGTAAGTGTGAGTTTTGTTGCCTCGGCAAATGATGAGCTGGTTGACACGGCGAGCGGTGTGGTGCTGCATCGTGACACAGACGAGTTTGGTGAGCAGTGGAACTTTGTGCGCTCGGGTGATGGCTGGTTACTTGATAGTATTGATCAGGAAACAGAAGATCCCGCCCAGCTTGTTGCCTCTATGCAGCAGTTTGCAGCGCAATACGACATGTATTTCAGTCCGGATTGGGGGCGGTTACTGCTACCAACTCGCGGTGAATTATTCAAGGGCGGCTTTAAGGGTACCGACATCAATAATCATATCATTGGATTCTGGACGGGCAATTTATTGGTGCAGCTATATACCTATGTGGCTGACGCCTCAAATACCGATTCGGCGGCTACGTATATCATTGGACAGGTCAATCTGCCAAAGTCGTATGGCGGGATTTTGGTGGAGCGTCGGGATTCGCGCTTCCTGAAGCGGTTCAGAGCGCCGTCGGGTTATAAAAAAGTAGAACTGGAGTGGGGTGACTTTAACAAGCGCTACCAAGTCTACGCCACCGATGAGAACCAGGTGACGAGCTTTGAGCTGCTCAATCCAAGTTTCATGGCCTGGTTGTACGATCAAGACATTAAGGTTAATATTGAGGTGGTAGATAATATTGTTTATCTCTATGCCAAAATTTCCACTGGCGAGATGCGCTACGGGGAGATGATGGATATTTTGCAGAAATCACATAAAGAACTCAAGATGTAA
- the rplU gene encoding 50S ribosomal protein L21, with protein sequence MKAVVKISGKQYIVSEKESLLVDLLPEGTKELTLDALLVIDGDKTTVGTPTVKGVVVKAKVAEAEVKGDKIRVIRYKSKKRVHKETGHRQKYTRIEITSIK encoded by the coding sequence ATGAAAGCAGTCGTAAAAATCTCTGGCAAGCAATACATTGTCAGCGAAAAAGAGTCCCTCTTGGTGGATCTCCTCCCTGAAGGCACAAAAGAACTCACTCTCGACGCACTTTTAGTGATTGATGGTGATAAAACAACAGTTGGCACACCAACCGTAAAAGGTGTGGTAGTGAAGGCAAAAGTTGCTGAAGCAGAAGTCAAGGGCGACAAAATTCGCGTCATCCGCTACAAGAGCAAAAAACGCGTTCACAAAGAAACTGGTCATCGCCAGAAGTACACTAGGATTGAGATTACCTCGATCAAATAA
- a CDS encoding ParA family protein codes for MTKIIAVTNQKGGVGKTTTSINVAYFLAKAGKRTLIVDFDPQGNATSGLGIDKQELGITMTEVVTGQAALNNIIIQTDIKNLSIAPATSHLANTEVELAQAEGRFVRLRQALASLAGYDYVIIDSPPSLSLLTVNGLIAAQYVLLPVQAEFYALEGLGQLMETMKLVRKGLNPHLRLLGVVTTMVDSRTTLSSQVYDEIKKHFADTIFKTTIPRNIRLAEAPSHGVPVGVYDRFSKGSRAYHALTKEIIERIEG; via the coding sequence ATGACGAAGATTATTGCGGTGACAAATCAAAAGGGCGGCGTCGGCAAGACGACGACTTCAATCAATGTGGCATATTTTTTGGCAAAAGCCGGTAAGCGGACGCTGATCGTTGACTTTGATCCGCAGGGTAATGCCACCAGCGGCCTTGGCATTGATAAGCAAGAGTTGGGCATAACGATGACTGAGGTGGTGACTGGTCAGGCAGCCTTGAATAATATAATTATTCAGACCGACATCAAGAATCTATCGATCGCACCGGCCACGTCGCACCTAGCAAATACCGAGGTTGAGTTGGCCCAAGCCGAGGGGCGGTTTGTGCGGCTGCGCCAGGCGCTGGCGAGCCTCGCTGGGTATGATTATGTGATCATTGATAGTCCGCCGAGTCTGAGTCTGCTGACCGTGAATGGGCTGATCGCAGCGCAGTACGTCCTATTGCCGGTGCAGGCAGAGTTTTATGCACTCGAGGGGCTGGGGCAACTGATGGAGACGATGAAGTTGGTTCGCAAGGGGCTCAATCCGCACCTGCGCTTGCTCGGCGTGGTGACCACCATGGTTGATTCGCGAACGACTCTATCAAGCCAGGTGTACGATGAAATTAAAAAGCATTTTGCCGATACGATTTTCAAGACGACGATCCCGCGCAATATTCGCCTCGCTGAGGCGCCAAGCCACGGCGTGCCGGTTGGTGTGTACGATCGTTTCTCGAAGGGTTCACGGGCTTACCATGCGCTGACCAAAGAAATTATCGAGAGGATTGAAGGATGA
- a CDS encoding ParB/RepB/Spo0J family partition protein has translation MKKGLGRGFDSLIPTNLFDEAFDPTAGQDATMSQLRQIPITDITPDPDQPRRFFDEEALRELADSIRRHGVVQPIVVTPRGAQFMIVAGERRWRAAQLAGLVEIPSIIRSLSDQHRLEVSLIENLQRRDLNPLETATAYMKLRDQFNMTLEQIGQHVGGKSVSAISNTLRLLKLPSVVRTALFENKISEGQARTLVGLPDDVAEDLLRQTIHQGWSVRKLEQMIAAWKRSQQSSGLASTPKSARSPHASSVARLSKKLRADITVRTSKRGAGQIIIPFKDQADFERIRDLIG, from the coding sequence ATGAAAAAGGGACTTGGGCGGGGGTTTGATTCGCTGATACCGACAAATTTGTTTGACGAGGCTTTTGACCCGACGGCTGGTCAAGATGCGACAATGTCGCAATTACGCCAGATACCGATTACCGATATTACTCCAGATCCAGACCAGCCGCGGCGGTTCTTTGATGAGGAGGCACTGCGTGAACTGGCCGATTCGATTCGTCGGCATGGCGTGGTGCAGCCGATCGTCGTGACGCCACGCGGGGCACAATTCATGATCGTGGCTGGCGAGCGGCGCTGGCGAGCGGCGCAGTTGGCTGGATTAGTAGAAATACCAAGCATTATTCGTAGCCTGAGCGATCAGCATCGATTGGAGGTGTCACTGATCGAGAACCTGCAGCGACGCGACCTCAATCCACTCGAGACGGCGACGGCCTACATGAAGCTACGCGACCAGTTCAATATGACACTGGAGCAAATCGGTCAGCACGTTGGTGGTAAATCGGTCAGCGCCATTAGTAATACGCTGCGCCTCTTGAAATTACCGAGCGTGGTGCGGACGGCGCTGTTTGAAAATAAGATTTCTGAAGGGCAAGCGCGAACATTGGTGGGGCTGCCAGATGACGTGGCGGAGGATTTGCTGCGGCAGACGATTCATCAGGGCTGGAGTGTGCGCAAGCTCGAGCAGATGATCGCCGCCTGGAAGCGGTCGCAGCAGTCGTCGGGCCTCGCGTCAACTCCAAAGTCAGCCCGCTCGCCGCACGCCTCGTCGGTGGCGCGCCTGTCGAAAAAACTCCGTGCTGACATCACGGTTCGCACCAGTAAGCGCGGTGCCGGTCAGATTATCATCCCGTTCAAAGACCAAGCGGATTTTGAGCGGATCCGCGACTTGATTGGCTGA
- the lepB gene encoding signal peptidase I, with translation MDAHFLDRHPRLRDSLGLIIFVIGVIIGTILINTFVFRSFGVQGPSMENTMHTNDRLIVDRLSVTIKQLQNQQYIPKRGQIIVFKNPNYNPTLGHDEYIVKRVIAFAGERVTVKDGVVTVYNTEHPNGFNPDTTVNKNEPKSPTSGDVDTKVSEGTVFVMGDNREGNFSCDSRNCMGNIPLYDIVGPVIVRIFPFTQIRGF, from the coding sequence ATGGATGCTCACTTTCTCGATCGACACCCGCGCCTGAGGGACAGTCTGGGACTGATTATTTTTGTAATCGGGGTAATCATCGGAACAATTTTGATCAATACCTTTGTTTTTCGTAGCTTTGGTGTGCAGGGACCAAGTATGGAAAACACCATGCACACCAATGACCGCTTGATCGTTGACCGACTGTCGGTCACGATTAAACAGCTTCAAAATCAGCAGTATATCCCCAAGCGCGGCCAGATCATCGTCTTTAAAAATCCTAATTACAATCCAACCCTCGGTCACGATGAATATATCGTTAAACGGGTCATCGCTTTCGCGGGTGAGCGCGTCACCGTCAAGGATGGCGTCGTCACCGTTTATAACACCGAGCATCCAAACGGCTTTAACCCCGATACAACCGTCAATAAAAACGAACCAAAGTCACCCACCTCCGGCGATGTCGATACCAAAGTATCTGAGGGGACGGTTTTCGTGATGGGTGATAATCGTGAGGGTAATTTTTCGTGTGACTCGCGTAACTGCATGGGCAACATTCCGCTATACGACATTGTTGGGCCGGTCATCGTCCGCATTTTTCCCTTCACACAGATCAGAGGATTTTAA
- a CDS encoding LytR family transcriptional regulator — MKISNRNSVDGFVPRRAQRSRLGGVSPEQVAAHPRQAEQPTPQILGRQPIQLPRQSLSQADRVRLAASSTADIDEDISNSLKDLDIQKPEAPREKRKKSHKKRRKLKIVILVIVALIILVGGFLLYKAWVNAGRVFGSGNLIDLFQNQPLKMDAHGRSNMLILGTTDDDPDHPGATLTDSMMVLSVDQKKHDAYMFSIPRDLYVQFGRVCNSGRAGKINEYFDCVAKGNDEQAEKKRIDASREFVGKIFDMDIQYVAHVNAQVIKDAVNAVGGVTVNVQSDDPRGVFDPSVDWMCREKGLSAEQRKRRCPTGHYIHFKNGPNEMDGDKALYFSRARGALGGSYGLDKSNFDREKNQQLVLMALKNKAASTGTLTDLGKVTALMDAMGKNLRTNVDAKEVRTVMDVASKIKDTDIHRLSFIEKDNVLLGTSSVGGASVVVPTAGQFDYSQIRSFIKVEIYGDALAKEKARVLVLNGSGVVGAAKSEADRLKAASLNVVSVGNSPQKITEKYRVYQLESGKSKQASANKIKELYGVTLTEGKPPFNLPAEADFVVIIGP; from the coding sequence GTGAAAATTTCAAATAGGAATTCGGTCGATGGATTTGTACCGCGGAGGGCTCAGCGGTCTCGTTTGGGTGGTGTATCGCCGGAGCAGGTAGCTGCTCATCCTCGTCAGGCGGAGCAGCCTACCCCGCAGATACTTGGCCGGCAGCCGATCCAATTACCGCGCCAGTCACTGTCACAAGCTGATCGGGTACGCCTCGCGGCTTCGTCAACTGCTGATATCGACGAAGATATTAGCAATTCGCTCAAAGATCTTGACATCCAAAAGCCCGAAGCACCCCGTGAAAAGCGCAAGAAATCGCATAAAAAACGTCGCAAGCTGAAGATTGTTATTCTGGTGATTGTGGCGCTGATAATTCTGGTGGGTGGATTTTTGCTGTACAAGGCGTGGGTCAATGCGGGGCGAGTGTTTGGTAGCGGTAATCTGATTGACTTGTTTCAGAATCAACCGCTGAAAATGGATGCACACGGGCGGAGCAATATGCTGATCCTCGGTACGACGGATGATGATCCAGACCATCCGGGCGCAACATTAACCGACTCGATGATGGTACTGAGTGTTGATCAAAAGAAGCACGATGCCTACATGTTTAGTATTCCGCGCGACTTATACGTGCAGTTTGGGCGAGTTTGTAATTCTGGTCGTGCCGGCAAGATTAACGAATATTTTGACTGTGTTGCCAAGGGTAATGATGAACAGGCTGAAAAGAAGCGGATAGATGCCAGCCGCGAGTTTGTTGGCAAGATTTTTGATATGGATATACAGTACGTAGCACACGTTAATGCTCAGGTAATCAAGGACGCGGTTAATGCGGTTGGTGGTGTGACGGTGAATGTTCAGAGCGACGATCCACGAGGTGTGTTTGACCCGAGCGTCGACTGGATGTGTCGGGAGAAGGGACTGTCAGCGGAGCAGCGGAAACGGCGCTGCCCAACGGGACACTACATCCATTTCAAGAATGGGCCAAATGAGATGGACGGCGACAAGGCGCTGTATTTCTCGCGAGCGCGTGGCGCGCTGGGTGGTTCATATGGGCTGGATAAGTCGAATTTTGACCGCGAGAAAAATCAACAGTTGGTATTGATGGCGCTCAAGAATAAGGCAGCCTCGACCGGTACGCTGACTGATCTTGGCAAGGTGACGGCGCTGATGGACGCCATGGGCAAGAATCTGCGCACTAACGTTGATGCCAAGGAAGTCCGTACGGTGATGGATGTTGCTTCCAAGATCAAGGATACGGACATTCACCGCCTCAGCTTTATTGAAAAAGATAATGTCCTGCTTGGCACGAGTAGTGTTGGTGGCGCCAGTGTGGTCGTGCCGACAGCTGGCCAGTTTGATTATTCGCAAATTCGATCGTTTATCAAGGTGGAAATATACGGTGATGCACTTGCCAAGGAAAAGGCGCGCGTCCTGGTGCTCAATGGCAGTGGCGTGGTCGGAGCCGCCAAATCCGAAGCTGATCGCCTAAAGGCGGCATCACTCAACGTGGTGAGCGTTGGCAATTCACCACAGAAAATTACCGAAAAGTACAGGGTTTATCAGCTGGAGTCAGGCAAGTCCAAGCAGGCTTCTGCCAACAAGATTAAAGAACTGTATGGTGTAACATTAACCGAAGGCAAACCGCCATTCAACCTGCCAGCTGAGGCTGACTTCGTGGTGATAATCGGGCCGTAA